The following coding sequences lie in one Miscanthus floridulus cultivar M001 chromosome 9, ASM1932011v1, whole genome shotgun sequence genomic window:
- the LOC136481156 gene encoding uncharacterized protein, translating to IVVFEIMVLLSFSMQVFLLAFGSIRRRSSSAFLRLSLWLGYLLADSTAIYALGHLSVASSGGSSEHQLVSFWAPFLLLHLGGPDNITAYALEGNRLWKRHLQILTVQVLGAAYVTYKSMASGGTLLLLLASISMFVVGLAKYSERTWALKCSSISSIRRSLSYQESEDPCQLLTHDMSDEDILLVAHRSLHICKAAFTDFPVRFRDGDKNCYGPMVSQYKLVEMELSLMYDALYTKAAVMHTRYGFWIRIVSVLGTVTAFLLFHLHLTRTSSRGNNNNRYNRGDVIVSYVLLVGALLLEAVSLCKALVSSWTCSLMHHSQRWEWLLHALTFLGRLVQPASGRLWQGSIGQYNLFHLCTRDRKKLGSRLAEKMRLEDWWNKLHFTSTFTPTVDFKELVHEVVPLPFNCDPRGTSILKKKRLIKSLDPDPLYFGKDFNESILTWSTVTEKCIHLAKDKQEEEEEEERSKLIQAIEVLSNYLMFLLVAKPEMLPDPRPQKAHADLCHVWDKIWRSLHHGDDEYKSSAASHRSWNPFNVLKEQFQTLNELFHQDGPNACRIKQRKELVSNFFNPLHENEFDEESNYRAGNIRSKARHIWEAIFEKRESSETLKTMLEVWGEMLVYAAEHCSRDSHARNLTDNGGEFITVLWLMMKHDMHRPGLVSAKAPNAFKLQMPFHRPLRANQRPIYVGRKAANR from the exons attgttgtctttgaaatcaTGGTTCTTTTGAGCTTCAGCATGCAAGTATTCCTCCTTGCCTTCGGATCCATCCGTCGGCGTAGCTCCTCTGCCTTTCTAAGGCTGAGCCTCTGGTTGGGGTACCTGCTGGCCGACTCCACAGCCATATACGCTCTGGGCCACCTATCTGTAGCCAGCAGCGGGGGTTCAAGCGAACACCAGCTGGTATCCTtctgggcgccgttcctcctgcTGCATCTTGGTGGCCCAGACAACATCACAGCCTACGCGCTTGAAGGCAACCGGCTTTGGAAGCGCCACCTGCAGATCCTCACTGTGCAGGTCCTAGGAGCTGCTTATGTGACGTACAAGTCCATGGCCAGCGGCGGCAccttgctcctcctcctggccTCCATATCCATGTTTGTTGTTGGCCTTGCTAAGTATAGTGAGAGGACATGGGCACTCAAATGCAGCAGCATCAGCAGCATCCGTAGGAGCCTTAGCTATCAGGAGAGTGAAGACCCTTGTCAATTACTGACACATGATATGAGCGACGAGGACATCTTACTTGTAGCTCACCGCTCTCTCCATATCTGCAAGGCTGCATTCACTGACTTCCCTGTCAGGTTCCGTGATGGCGACAAAAATTGTTATGGTCCCATGGTGAGCCAATACAAGCTGGTTGAGATGGAGCTGTCCCTGATGTATGACGCCCTGTACACCAAGGCAGCGGTGATGCACACAAGGTATGGCTTCTGGATCCGTATTGTTTCGGTGCTTGGCACGGTCACCGCATTCCTCTTGTTCCACCTCCACCTTACTAGAACCAGCAGTAGAGGAAACAACAATAATCGGTACAACAGAGGGGATGTGATTGTCAGTTATGTTCTGTTGGTGGGGGCGTTGCTCCTGGAGGCCGTATCACTGTGCAAGGCTCTTGTGTCCTCCTGGACATGTTCTCTCATGCACCACAGCCAGAGGTGGGAGTGGCTTCTCCATGCCCTCACTTTTCTTGGCCGGCTTGTGCAGCCAGCAAGCGGCCGACTGTGGCAGGGCTCTATTGGGCAGTATAACTTGTTCCACCTGTGCACCCGTGACAGAAAGAAGCTAGGAAGCAGGCTGGCGGAGAAGATGAGGCTGGAGGATTGGTGGAACAAGCTGCACTTTACGAGCACTTTCACGCCCACCGTCGACTTCAAGGAGTTGGTGCATGAAGTAGTGCCATTACCATTCAACTGTGACCCAAGAGGCACATCAATTCTGAAGAAAAAGAGATTAATCAAGTCCCTTGATCCTGATCCACTATACTTCGGGAAGGACTTCAACGAGAGCATCCTCACTTGGAGCACTGTAACCGAGAAATGTATCCATTTAGCCAAGgacaaacaagaagaagaagaagaagaagagcggagCAAGCTTATTCAGGCTATTGAGGTGCTGTCCAACTACTTGATGTTCCTCTTGGTAGCAAAACCTGAAATGCTGCCTGACCCTAGGCCCCAAAAAGCACATGCCGATCTATGCCATGTTTGGGACAAAATATGGAGAAGCCTTCATCATGGTGATGATGAGTACAAGTCAAGTGCGGCATCACATAGAAGCTGGAATCCTTTCAATGTGCTTAAGGAACAATTTCAAACGCTTAATGAATTGTTCCACCAGGATGGTCCAAATGCGTGCAGGATCAAACAGAGGAAGGAGCTAGTTTCGAATTTTTTCAATCCACTGCACGAGAACGAG TTTGATG AGGAGAGCAATTATCGTGCTGGCAACATTCGCTCCAAGGCACGACATATCTGGGAAGCAATTTTTGAGAAGAGGGAGTCGTCTGAAACCTTGAAAACAATGTTAGAGGTGTGGGGAGAAATGTTGGTGTATGCTGCGGAACACTGCAGCCGAGATTCCCACGCCAGGAATCTCACTGATAATGGCGGCGAGTTCATTACTGTACTGTGGCTTATGATGAAACATGATATGCACCGTCCAGGACTTGTTTCTGCCAAGGCACCGAACGCATTTAAACTCCAGATGCCATTCCACAGGCCACTGCGTGCAAACCAGAGGCCTATCTATGTGGGGCGCAAGGCTGCCAATAGATGA
- the LOC136481157 gene encoding uncharacterized protein: MDDHISGGQVLVHLWNKSGIQIMVLLSFSMQVFLLAFGSIRRRSSSAFLRLSLWLGYLLADSTAIYALGHLSVASSGGSSQHQLVSFWAPFLLLHLGGPDNITAYALEDNRLWKRHLQILIVQVLGAAYVTYKSMASGGTLLLLLASISLFVVGLAKYSERTWALKCSSISSIRRNLSYQESEDPYQLLTHDMSDEDILLVAHRSLHICKAAFTDVPVRFRDGDKNCYGPTRVCVVSQYKLVEMELSLMYDALYTKAAVMHTRYGFWIRIVSELGTATAFLLFHLHLTRTSSRRNNNGYNRGDVIVSYVLLVGALLLEAVSLCKALVSSWTCSLMHHSQRWEWLLHALTFLGRRVQPASSRLWQGSIGQYNLIHLCTRDRKKLGSRLAEKMRLEDWWNKLHFTSTFTPTVDFKELVHQAVPLPFNCDPRGTSILKEKGLIKSLDLDPLHFGKDFNESILIWSIVTEKYEEDEQEEEEEEEEEEEQRKLIQAIEVLSNYLMFLLVVKPETLLDPRLQKAHADLCHVWDNIWRSLHHGDDEYKSSEASHRSWNPFNVLKEQFQRLNELFHQDGPNASRIKQRKELLWNIFNPLHENEHVITLDTEETNYRAGNIRSKARHIWEAIFEKRESSETLETMLAVWGEMLVYAAEHCSRDSHARNLTDNGGEFITILWLMIKHDMCRPGLVSAKAPNVFKLPVPFPHRR; this comes from the exons ATGGATGATCATATATCTGGAGGGCAAGTGCTAGTGCACCTGTGGAATAAATCAGGGATACAAATCATGGTTCTTTTGAGCTTCAGCATGCAAGTATTCCTCCTTGCCTTCGGATCCATCCGTCGGCGTAGCTCCTCAGCCTTTCTAAGGCTGAGCCTCTGGTTGGGGTACCTGCTGGCCGACTCCACAGCCATATACGCTCTGGGCCACCTATCTGTAGCCAGCAGCGGGGGTTCAAGCCAGCACCAGCTGGTATCCTtctgggcgccgttcctcctgcTGCACCTTGGTGGCCCAGACAACATCACAGCCTACGCGCTTGAAGACAACCGGCTTTGGAAGCGCCACCTACAGATCCTCATTGTGCAGGTCCTAGGAGCTGCTTATGTGACGTACAAGTCCATGGCCAGCGGCGGCAccttgctcctcctcctggccTCCATATCCTTGTTTGTTGTTGGCCTTGCTAAGTATAGTGAGAGGACATGGGCACTCAAATGCAGCAGCATCAGCAGTATCCGTAGGAACCTTAGCTATCAGGAGAGTGAAGACCCTT ATCAATTACTGACACATGATATGAGCGACGAGGACATCTTACTTGTAGCTCACCGCTCTCTCCATATCTGCAAGGCTGCATTCACTGACGTCCCTGTCAGGTTCCGTGATGGTGACAAAAATTGTTACGGTCCCACAAGAGTCTGTGTGGTGAGCCAATACAAGCTGGTTGAGATGGAGCTGTCCCTGATGTATGACGCCCTGTACACCAAGGCAGCGGTGATGCACACAAGGTATGGCTTCTGGATCCGTATTGTTTCGGAGCTTGGCACGGCCACCGCATTCCTCTTGTTCCACCTCCACCTTACTAGAACCAGCAGTAGAAGAAACAATAATGGGTACAACAGAGGGGATGTGATTGTCAGTTATGTTCTGTTGGTGGGGGCGTTGCTCCTGGAGGCCGTATCACTGTGCAAGGCTCTTGTGTCCTCCTGGACATGTTCTCTCATGCACCACAGCCAGAGGTGGGAGTGGCTTCTCCATGCCCTCACTTTTCTTGGCCGGCGTGTGCAGCCAGCAAGCAGCCGACTGTGGCAGGGCTCTATTGGGCAGTATAACTTGATCCACCTGTGCACCCGTGACAGAAAGAAGCTAGGAAGCAGGCTGGCGGAGAAGATGAGGCTGGAGGATTGGTGGAACAAGCTGCACTTTACGAGCACTTTCACGCCCACCGTCGACTTCAAGGAGTTGGTGCATCAAGCAGTGCCATTACCATTCAACTGTGACCCAAGAGGCACATCAATTCTGAAGGAAAAGGGATTAATCAAGTCCCTTGATCTTGATCCACTACACTTCGGGAAGGACTTCAACGAGAGCATCCTCATTTGGAGCATTGTAACCGAGAAAT acgaagaagatgaacaagaagaagaagaagaagaagaagaagaagaagagcagcgCAAGCTTATTCAGGCTATTGAGGTGCTATCCAACTACTTGATGTTCCTCTTGGTAGTAAAACCTGAAACGCTGCTTGACCCTAGGCTCCAAAAGGCACATGCCGATCTATGCCATGTTTGGGACAACATATGGAGAAGCCTTCATCATGGTGATGATGAGTACAAGTCAAGTGAGGCATCACATAGAAGCTGGAATCCTTTCAATGTGCTTAAGGAACAATTTCAACGGCTTAATGAATTGTTCCACCAGGATGGTCCAAATGCGTCCAGAATCAAACAGAGGAAGGAGCTACTTTGGAATATTTTCAATCCACTGCACGAGAACGAG CATGTAATTACCTTGGACACAGAGGAGACCAATTATCGTGCTGGCAACATTCGCTCCAAGGCACGACATATCTGGGAAGCAATTTTTGAGAAGAGGGAGTCGTCTGAAACCTTGGAAACAATGTTAGCGGTGTGGGGAGAAATGTTGGTGTATGCTGCGGAACACTGCAGCCGAGATTCCCACGCCAGGAATCTCACTGATAATGGCGGCGAGTTCATTACTATACTGTGGCTTATGATCAAACATGATATGTGCCGTCCAGGACTTGTTTCTGCCAAGGCACCTAACGTATTTAAACTCCCGGTGCCATTTCCACATAGGCGCTAA